A region from the Pseudomonas sp. KU26590 genome encodes:
- a CDS encoding ATPase domain-containing protein: MNQLKRLQSGIEGLDELLMGGFVAGSSYIIQGRPGSGKTILANQIGFNHIRNGGRVLFATLLAEPHERLFQFLSTMSFFDKDRVGDQIQFVSAFDTMENDGLDEVVKLLRREIVRQKSTVLILDGLLNARSKAESTLNTKRFISELQGHAAFAGCTVFFLTSSRLDDGSPEHTMVDGVLEMGEELVCNRSVRRIKARKTRGSGAIPGAHECEITGNGLVVYPRLESTITHSALRDSAEFSVVPSGIDALDPLIGGGLVESSVTLLLGPSGTGKTTFGLNFLARSTAEEPGLLFGFYESPQRLRVKAAALGLDFEALERSGALHIVWRSVTTELIDKLALDLLRIVKDKGIKRVFLDSLGGMARASADQARILDLFNALMSELRARGVTVVASWEIRGLLGGKVDAPAPDLSGIVDNLMLIRFAQSSAGLARQLSILKIRDNPYDPALLDVLIGDQGLTVKKAVFHALDDSGNATA; the protein is encoded by the coding sequence TTGAATCAGCTAAAACGCCTTCAGAGCGGAATTGAAGGGCTTGATGAGCTGTTAATGGGCGGCTTCGTTGCCGGATCCTCGTACATCATTCAGGGTCGACCGGGCTCGGGCAAAACCATTCTGGCCAACCAGATCGGTTTCAACCACATCCGCAATGGCGGCCGCGTGCTGTTCGCGACCCTGCTCGCCGAGCCCCACGAACGGCTGTTTCAGTTCCTCTCCACCATGAGCTTCTTCGACAAGGACCGGGTCGGCGACCAGATCCAGTTCGTCAGCGCGTTCGACACCATGGAAAACGACGGCCTCGATGAAGTCGTCAAACTGCTGCGCCGGGAGATCGTCCGCCAGAAGTCCACAGTGTTGATCCTCGACGGGCTGCTCAATGCCCGCTCCAAAGCCGAATCCACCCTCAATACCAAGCGTTTCATCTCCGAACTGCAGGGCCACGCGGCCTTCGCCGGTTGTACGGTGTTCTTCCTGACCAGCTCCCGGCTGGACGACGGCAGCCCCGAACACACCATGGTCGACGGCGTGCTGGAAATGGGTGAAGAACTGGTCTGTAACCGTTCCGTGCGCCGCATCAAGGCGCGCAAGACCCGTGGCAGCGGCGCCATCCCCGGCGCCCACGAATGCGAAATCACCGGGAACGGTCTGGTCGTGTACCCGCGCCTCGAAAGCACCATCACCCACTCGGCGCTGCGCGACAGTGCAGAATTCAGCGTCGTCCCCAGCGGCATTGACGCGCTCGATCCCTTGATTGGCGGCGGTCTGGTGGAGTCGTCCGTGACCTTGCTCCTTGGCCCGTCGGGCACCGGCAAGACCACGTTCGGCCTCAACTTCCTCGCTCGCTCGACGGCCGAGGAACCTGGGCTGTTGTTCGGCTTCTACGAATCCCCGCAGCGCCTTCGGGTAAAGGCGGCGGCGCTCGGGCTGGATTTCGAGGCGCTGGAACGTTCCGGTGCGCTGCACATCGTCTGGAGGTCAGTGACCACCGAGCTGATCGACAAGCTCGCCCTCGACCTGCTGCGGATCGTCAAAGACAAGGGCATCAAGCGGGTGTTTCTGGACAGTCTCGGCGGTATGGCCCGGGCCTCTGCCGATCAGGCGCGGATTCTTGACCTGTTCAACGCCCTGATGAGTGAGCTGCGTGCCCGTGGTGTCACGGTGGTGGCGAGCTGGGAAATCCGCGGCCTGCTCGGCGGTAAGGTCGACGCCCCGGCCCCGGACCTGTCGGGCATCGTCGACAACCTCATGCTGATCCGCTTTGCCCAGTCATCCGCAGGGCTGGCCCGGCAGCTGTCGATCCTCAAAATCCGAGATAACCCCTATGACCCGGCCCTGCTGGACGTCTTGATCGGCGATCAGGGTCTGACTGTGAAAAAGGCTGTGTTCCATGCCCTTGACGATTCAGGCAATGCGACGGCGTAA
- a CDS encoding response regulator, which yields MTTILIVDDEYLIADILSFALEDEGYLTVTAGSGLKALGILERERPQLIITDYMMPGMNGIELAEAVRVNQSLGQIPIVLMSGAQSHLGVARPDLFSKVFDKPFEISAVLEAVRELLGACEGAQPEAVTASP from the coding sequence ATGACCACCATTCTGATTGTCGATGATGAATACCTCATCGCCGACATACTGAGCTTCGCGCTGGAAGACGAAGGCTACCTGACCGTCACCGCCGGCAGCGGGCTGAAGGCGCTGGGCATACTCGAGCGTGAGCGTCCGCAGCTCATCATTACCGATTACATGATGCCCGGGATGAACGGCATCGAGCTGGCGGAAGCGGTGCGCGTCAATCAGAGCCTGGGGCAGATCCCTATTGTGCTCATGAGCGGTGCGCAGTCTCATCTGGGCGTCGCCCGGCCCGATCTGTTCAGCAAGGTGTTCGACAAGCCGTTCGAGATCAGCGCCGTGCTTGAGGCGGTGCGCGAACTGCTGGGCGCTTGCGAGGGCGCTCAGCCGGAAGCGGTCACTGCTTCGCCTTGA
- a CDS encoding amino acid ABC transporter ATP-binding protein: MSDLAHALPGASPQILLKQVVKNFGATRVIDHLDLSIPAGQKVALIGPSGSGKSTVLRLIKGLEAYQHGSIEVAGASVPAKSGGWHWPGAKKPPVVHRVGMVFQQFNLFPHLTVQQNVTEAPLQVLKLSREEALERAHQYLGLVGLSHKADAYPAQLSGGQQQRVAIARALAMRPQVMLFDEVTSALDPELVGEVLAVIRAIAHEQQMTMLLVTHEMKFAQDIADRVLFMEAGRIVADGSPTEVLVDPQNERTRRFLNLVEQR, encoded by the coding sequence ATGTCTGATCTTGCACACGCTCTGCCCGGCGCTTCGCCGCAGATCCTCCTCAAGCAAGTGGTGAAAAACTTCGGCGCGACCCGGGTCATCGATCACCTGGACCTGAGCATTCCCGCCGGCCAGAAAGTCGCCTTGATCGGCCCCAGCGGTTCGGGCAAATCCACCGTGCTGCGCCTGATCAAGGGCCTTGAGGCCTATCAGCACGGCAGCATCGAGGTGGCCGGCGCGTCGGTGCCGGCCAAGTCGGGCGGGTGGCACTGGCCGGGCGCGAAAAAGCCGCCGGTGGTGCACCGCGTCGGCATGGTGTTTCAGCAGTTCAACCTGTTCCCCCACCTGACCGTGCAGCAGAACGTCACTGAGGCGCCGCTGCAAGTGCTCAAGCTGAGCCGCGAAGAGGCCCTGGAGCGCGCCCATCAATACCTCGGGCTGGTCGGTTTGAGCCACAAGGCCGACGCCTATCCCGCGCAGCTATCCGGCGGGCAACAACAGCGCGTGGCGATCGCTCGGGCGCTGGCCATGCGACCCCAGGTGATGCTGTTCGACGAGGTCACCTCCGCCCTCGATCCGGAGCTGGTCGGTGAAGTGCTGGCGGTGATTCGCGCCATCGCCCACGAGCAGCAGATGACCATGCTGCTGGTGACCCACGAAATGAAGTTCGCCCAGGACATTGCCGACCGCGTGCTGTTCATGGAGGCCGGGCGCATCGTCGCCGATGGCTCGCCGACTGAAGTGCTGGTGGATCCGCAGAACGAGCGCACCCGACGTTTTCTCAATCTGGTGGAGCAACGTTGA
- the ehuD gene encoding ectoine/hydroxyectoine ABC transporter permease subunit EhuD: MNFDYAFAWSIVPDLFQGLLVTLQVVILGFVLAVLLGLLLAIAQRSKNTLVQRLSAGYLSFFRHTPLMVQLYVLFFALPLAGLTLPAISTGVIGLGLYYAAYIAEAFRGAIEGVPAGQWEAARALDFDRATTWRRIVLPQALKPMLPVLGNYLIGMFKETPLLAVITIPELFQAAKQIAGMTYRYNEPYTVMALMFLAISVPTSLLFKYFERRSHV; encoded by the coding sequence ATGAACTTCGATTACGCCTTCGCCTGGTCCATCGTCCCCGATCTGTTTCAGGGCCTGCTGGTGACGCTGCAAGTCGTGATCCTCGGCTTTGTGCTGGCGGTGCTGCTCGGTCTGCTGCTGGCCATCGCTCAACGCTCGAAAAACACGCTGGTGCAACGATTGAGCGCCGGCTACCTGAGTTTCTTTCGGCACACGCCGCTAATGGTGCAGCTCTACGTGCTGTTCTTCGCCCTGCCCCTGGCCGGCCTGACCCTGCCGGCGATTTCCACCGGAGTCATCGGGCTCGGCCTGTATTACGCGGCCTACATTGCCGAAGCCTTTCGCGGCGCCATCGAAGGCGTGCCAGCCGGTCAATGGGAGGCGGCCAGGGCCCTGGATTTCGACCGTGCAACGACGTGGCGAAGGATCGTCCTGCCCCAGGCCCTCAAGCCCATGCTGCCGGTGCTTGGCAATTACCTGATCGGCATGTTCAAGGAAACCCCGCTGCTGGCGGTAATCACCATTCCCGAGTTGTTCCAGGCAGCCAAACAGATCGCCGGCATGACCTACCGCTACAACGAGCCCTACACGGTGATGGCGCTGATGTTTCTGGCGATCAGCGTGCCGACCTCCCTGTTGTTCAAATATTTCGAGAGGCGCAGCCATGTCTGA
- the ehuC gene encoding ectoine/hydroxyectoine ABC transporter permease subunit EhuC, which translates to MLFDASTLDTARFIARQLANGALVTLEITFFAQVVVVVMSFVIALMRLSPWRALRWIATVYVEILRGISALVLLFYLFFILPLFGVTLAPMTTGVLGLGLTFSAYGSEIVRSALSNVARGQRDAIKALDFDAITAFRRIILPQALPFMLPPMGNQLVELLKTTSLVSLITLSDLTFSGGQLITTLGQQTLIWSIVLVCYFVMAWPLSWLVKRYERRVTHWRRGVAP; encoded by the coding sequence ATGCTTTTTGATGCTTCTACCCTGGACACCGCGCGCTTCATCGCCCGCCAACTGGCCAACGGCGCACTGGTCACCCTGGAAATCACTTTCTTCGCCCAAGTCGTCGTGGTGGTGATGTCGTTTGTCATCGCGCTGATGCGCCTGTCGCCGTGGCGCGCGCTGCGCTGGATCGCGACGGTCTACGTCGAAATCCTGCGTGGCATCTCCGCCCTGGTGCTGCTGTTCTACCTGTTCTTCATCCTGCCGCTGTTCGGCGTCACCCTGGCGCCGATGACCACCGGCGTTCTCGGCCTGGGCCTGACCTTTTCCGCTTACGGTTCCGAAATTGTGCGCTCGGCCCTGAGCAATGTCGCACGTGGCCAACGGGACGCGATCAAAGCCCTGGACTTCGACGCGATCACGGCGTTTCGCCGAATCATCCTGCCCCAGGCCTTGCCCTTCATGCTGCCGCCGATGGGCAATCAACTGGTCGAACTGCTGAAGACCACCTCGCTGGTGTCGCTCATCACCCTCAGCGACCTGACCTTCTCCGGCGGTCAACTGATCACCACCCTGGGCCAGCAGACGCTGATCTGGAGCATTGTGCTGGTGTGTTATTTCGTCATGGCCTGGCCCCTCAGCTGGCTGGTCAAGCGCTATGAGCGACGGGTCACCCACTGGCGTCGCGGGGTCGCACCATGA
- the ehuB gene encoding ectoine/hydroxyectoine ABC transporter substrate-binding protein EhuB: MPNRRNIFGNIPRSMSVAFGSALVLNAVLSFSAVAGLLEKGRSQGLTAGIANEQPYAYVGTDGKVVGANVEILRAILEPLGISKVELPITEFGSLVPGLAAGRFDLIGAGLFINPARCKVIGYSNPVTRSGGAFLVKAGNPLKLHSLKDVAANGKARLATQPGSNQVQEAKDSGISNGNVVLFDKDTEALAALQADRVDVVYFPDAEIIGLLKKADGTPVERALPFEQIPDADGKPTWNYHAYGLPKNDPAFTQAFNEQLAKLRASGDLLKILQKYGYTENELPPADVTAEQRCNR; the protein is encoded by the coding sequence ATGCCCAATCGTCGTAACATTTTTGGCAACATTCCCCGTTCGATGTCTGTCGCATTCGGCTCCGCCCTGGTGCTGAACGCCGTGCTTTCGTTCTCCGCCGTCGCCGGCCTGCTGGAAAAGGGCCGCAGTCAGGGCCTGACCGCCGGCATCGCCAACGAGCAACCCTATGCCTACGTGGGCACCGACGGGAAAGTCGTCGGCGCCAACGTCGAAATTCTCCGGGCCATTCTCGAACCGCTGGGTATCAGCAAGGTTGAGCTGCCGATCACCGAGTTCGGCTCGCTGGTGCCGGGTCTTGCGGCAGGCCGTTTCGATCTGATCGGTGCCGGCCTGTTCATCAACCCGGCGCGCTGCAAAGTGATCGGCTATTCCAACCCGGTCACCCGCTCCGGTGGCGCGTTTCTGGTCAAGGCCGGCAACCCGCTGAAGCTGCACAGCCTCAAGGACGTCGCGGCCAACGGCAAGGCGCGCCTGGCAACGCAGCCCGGCAGCAATCAGGTGCAGGAAGCCAAGGACAGCGGCATCAGCAATGGCAACGTCGTGCTCTTCGACAAAGACACCGAAGCACTCGCCGCGCTGCAGGCCGATCGCGTCGACGTGGTGTACTTCCCCGATGCGGAGATCATCGGCCTGCTGAAAAAAGCCGACGGCACGCCGGTTGAACGGGCCCTGCCGTTCGAGCAGATCCCGGACGCCGACGGCAAACCGACCTGGAATTACCACGCCTACGGCCTGCCGAAAAACGATCCGGCGTTCACCCAGGCGTTCAACGAGCAACTGGCGAAACTGCGCGCGTCCGGCGACCTGCTGAAGATCCTGCAGAAGTACGGCTACACCGAAAACGAACTGCCACCCGCAGACGTCACCGCCGAGCAACGCTGCAACCGCTGA
- the msrA gene encoding peptide-methionine (S)-S-oxide reductase MsrA has translation MTTHTETALLAGGCFWGMQDLLRRYPGVVSTRVGYSGGDVDNATYRNHGTHAEAIEIVFDPEIISYRQILEFFFQIHDPSTPNRQGNDKGVSYRSAIFYLSEQQKAVALDTVADVDASGLWPGKVVTEIAPAGPFWEAEPEHQDYLERIPNGYTCHFVRAGWKLPHRQT, from the coding sequence ATGACCACCCACACCGAAACCGCGCTGCTTGCCGGAGGCTGCTTCTGGGGCATGCAGGACTTGCTGCGCCGCTACCCCGGCGTCGTGTCGACCCGCGTCGGCTACTCCGGTGGCGACGTTGACAACGCCACCTATCGCAACCACGGCACCCACGCTGAAGCCATTGAAATCGTCTTCGATCCCGAGATCATCAGCTACCGTCAGATTCTCGAATTCTTCTTCCAGATTCACGACCCGTCGACCCCGAACCGTCAGGGCAATGACAAGGGCGTGAGCTATCGCTCGGCGATTTTCTACTTGAGCGAACAACAGAAAGCCGTAGCGCTGGACACCGTCGCCGATGTCGACGCTTCGGGCCTGTGGCCGGGCAAAGTTGTCACCGAAATCGCCCCGGCCGGGCCATTCTGGGAAGCCGAGCCCGAGCATCAGGATTACCTGGAGCGTATTCCGAATGGCTACACCTGCCATTTCGTTCGCGCGGGCTGGAAACTGCCGCACCGCCAAACCTGA
- a CDS encoding GlxA family transcriptional regulator, with product MRDIPKQKTVAMVLFNDVLMLDVTGPMDVFSISNRLLTTEKQYRLITVAERPLLIRSSCGLKVQADLALDDLPADIDLLLVPGGPGAYGVSHPQLTAWLPAAAQGARRFGAVCTGAFLLGDAGLLDGYRCTTHWNYVERLARRFPASRVETEQIYVVDRNLITSGGITAGIDMALAIVAEDHGKDIALEVAKVLLVVMKRQGGQTPYGPLLAAVPRDDSAIARVQAYVVDHIDEAYTVQRMADLAAMSPRNFARAFQREVSLTPMQFLLNARIDHSRKLLEGSDLPLKVVASRCGFGSARHMRKAFSERIGMTPGQYRQQFGGD from the coding sequence ATGCGCGACATTCCCAAGCAAAAGACAGTGGCGATGGTGCTGTTCAACGACGTGCTCATGCTCGACGTGACCGGTCCCATGGACGTCTTTTCGATTTCCAATCGACTGCTGACGACGGAGAAACAGTACCGACTGATCACCGTCGCCGAACGCCCGCTGCTCATCCGCAGCTCCTGCGGGCTCAAGGTTCAGGCGGACCTGGCGCTGGACGACCTGCCGGCCGACATCGACCTGCTGCTGGTCCCCGGCGGGCCCGGCGCATACGGCGTCAGCCACCCTCAGCTCACCGCCTGGCTGCCGGCTGCGGCCCAGGGCGCCCGGCGTTTCGGCGCGGTTTGCACCGGCGCGTTTCTGCTGGGTGACGCCGGCCTGCTCGACGGTTACCGCTGCACCACCCACTGGAATTACGTCGAGCGCCTGGCCCGGCGGTTCCCCGCGTCCCGCGTCGAAACCGAACAGATCTACGTCGTGGACCGCAACCTGATCACCTCCGGGGGTATTACGGCGGGGATCGACATGGCCCTGGCGATCGTCGCCGAAGACCACGGCAAAGACATCGCTCTGGAAGTGGCCAAAGTGCTGCTGGTGGTGATGAAGCGTCAGGGCGGACAAACGCCCTACGGCCCGCTGCTGGCGGCTGTGCCCCGGGATGACAGCGCGATTGCCCGGGTGCAGGCGTACGTCGTCGACCATATTGATGAGGCGTACACCGTGCAGCGCATGGCCGACCTGGCGGCGATGAGCCCGCGCAATTTCGCCCGGGCGTTCCAGCGCGAAGTCAGCCTGACGCCCATGCAATTCCTGCTCAACGCGCGCATCGACCATTCACGCAAACTGCTCGAAGGCAGCGACCTGCCGCTCAAGGTCGTGGCCAGTCGCTGCGGCTTCGGCAGCGCGCGGCACATGCGCAAGGCGTTCAGCGAGCGCATCGGCATGACGCCCGGCCAATACCGTCAGCAGTTCGGCGGCGACTGA
- a CDS encoding sensor histidine kinase, whose product MLDEHQSPLYTRFPQPAEQHWPDAVRYPSLHPLADPTARLANPCHQNAAALSDYAQSLHARKMAEFSASIAHEICQPLLGIAANAAACLRWLQRDVPDVEEAIAGLKDLRAGCERAANIVKALGALARQAPLQLQSLKIDDVIREAILLTQPALTAQRVRLETGLFVDQSIVADAVQLQQLLVNLITNAVEAMAGCGGDAAVLRIHSFTLNDGVEVCIEDNGPGIPADRREQIFGAFYTTKGSGLGVGLAICRAVVNAHHGRIWAQASASGGARIRVQLPTCCY is encoded by the coding sequence ATGCTGGACGAACATCAATCTCCTCTCTACACCCGCTTCCCGCAGCCAGCGGAACAACACTGGCCGGACGCGGTTCGGTACCCTTCTCTACATCCCCTCGCGGACCCGACAGCGCGTCTTGCCAATCCCTGCCACCAGAACGCCGCCGCGCTAAGCGATTACGCCCAAAGCCTTCACGCCCGCAAGATGGCCGAGTTCAGCGCCTCCATCGCCCATGAAATCTGCCAGCCCCTTCTGGGCATCGCCGCCAATGCCGCCGCATGCCTGCGCTGGCTGCAGCGCGACGTGCCGGATGTCGAAGAAGCCATCGCCGGTCTGAAGGACCTGCGCGCTGGCTGCGAACGTGCCGCCAACATCGTCAAGGCCCTGGGCGCGCTGGCCCGCCAGGCACCTTTACAGCTGCAGAGCCTGAAGATTGACGACGTCATTCGCGAAGCCATTCTCCTCACCCAGCCTGCGCTTACTGCACAGCGGGTGCGGCTTGAAACCGGTTTGTTCGTCGATCAGTCCATCGTTGCCGATGCGGTGCAGCTGCAGCAGTTGCTGGTCAATCTGATCACCAATGCCGTGGAAGCCATGGCCGGTTGTGGCGGCGACGCTGCTGTCCTGCGCATCCATTCATTCACCCTCAATGACGGCGTCGAAGTGTGCATCGAGGACAACGGCCCGGGCATCCCGGCAGATCGTCGCGAACAGATCTTCGGCGCGTTCTACACCACCAAGGGCAGCGGCCTCGGCGTCGGCCTGGCGATCTGTCGCGCGGTGGTCAACGCGCACCACGGGCGCATCTGGGCACAAGCCTCGGCCAGCGGTGGCGCACGCATTCGCGTTCAGCTGCCAACGTGCTGTTACTGA
- a CDS encoding cupin domain-containing protein yields the protein MNIIRSKDFTGDRPWAALDIANMNGITTRLHWTDQPYKWHVNDGQEVFVVLDGQVEMRFKQDGVEEKTVLQPGDIFYASMGTAHVAHPLGEARILVIESEGSI from the coding sequence ATGAACATCATCCGCAGCAAAGACTTCACCGGTGACCGCCCGTGGGCCGCGCTGGACATTGCCAACATGAACGGCATCACCACGCGACTGCACTGGACGGATCAGCCGTACAAATGGCACGTCAATGATGGTCAGGAGGTGTTTGTGGTGCTGGACGGGCAAGTGGAGATGCGCTTCAAGCAGGACGGCGTCGAGGAGAAAACCGTGCTGCAACCCGGCGATATTTTCTACGCCTCCATGGGCACGGCCCACGTTGCCCACCCGCTGGGTGAAGCGCGGATTCTGGTGATCGAAAGCGAGGGCAGCATCTAA
- a CDS encoding alkene reductase: MSTQPLLTHVTLGRHVLKNRIAFPPLTRQRSLQPGDIASDLMATYYQQRTSAGFMITEGTQIEPRGQGYAWTPGMYSAEQVEGWRKVTDAVHAEEGVIFAQLWHVGRVSHHALQPNGEAPVAPSAIPAANAKAFIETAPGAGQLVVPPTPRALTVEEIRALVKLYAQAAKNAIEAGFDGVEIHAANGYLVNQFISEHANHRDDEYGGSLENRLRFLREIVTAVAEAVGADRLGVRFSPLFASTDEERVYIGLVESDPQHTYVEAIKVLENAGVAYVSIAEADWDNAPELPETFRKAIREAFSGRIMYAGRYTAERGNRLIDAGLADLIAFGRPFIANPDLPARIANGWPLNPVNPATLYGGTEVGYVDYPFYKAGE; this comes from the coding sequence ATGTCCACGCAACCCTTGCTCACCCACGTAACGCTGGGCCGGCACGTGCTGAAAAACCGCATTGCCTTCCCGCCGTTGACCCGCCAGAGAAGCCTGCAGCCGGGTGATATCGCTTCGGACCTGATGGCGACCTATTACCAGCAGCGTACGTCCGCCGGTTTCATGATCACCGAAGGCACTCAGATCGAGCCTCGTGGCCAGGGTTATGCGTGGACACCGGGCATGTACAGCGCCGAGCAGGTCGAAGGCTGGCGCAAAGTGACCGACGCGGTGCACGCGGAAGAGGGCGTGATCTTCGCTCAGCTTTGGCATGTGGGTCGCGTGTCCCACCACGCGCTGCAGCCCAACGGCGAAGCACCGGTCGCCCCCTCGGCGATCCCGGCGGCCAACGCCAAAGCGTTCATCGAAACCGCGCCGGGCGCAGGACAGCTCGTGGTGCCGCCGACGCCTCGCGCCCTGACCGTCGAAGAAATCCGCGCGTTGGTGAAGCTGTACGCCCAGGCCGCGAAAAATGCGATTGAAGCAGGCTTTGACGGCGTGGAAATTCACGCGGCGAACGGTTATCTGGTCAACCAGTTCATCTCCGAGCACGCCAACCACCGCGATGACGAATACGGCGGTTCGCTGGAAAACCGTCTGCGCTTCTTGCGCGAGATCGTCACCGCCGTCGCCGAAGCCGTGGGCGCGGACCGTCTGGGCGTGCGCTTCTCGCCGCTGTTCGCCAGCACCGATGAAGAACGCGTCTACATCGGCTTGGTGGAAAGCGACCCGCAGCACACCTACGTCGAAGCCATCAAGGTCCTGGAAAACGCAGGCGTCGCCTACGTCTCCATCGCCGAAGCCGACTGGGACAACGCCCCCGAACTGCCGGAAACCTTCCGCAAAGCCATCCGTGAAGCCTTCAGCGGACGCATCATGTACGCCGGTCGCTACACCGCTGAACGCGGCAACCGCCTGATCGACGCCGGCCTGGCCGACCTCATCGCCTTCGGTCGCCCCTTCATCGCCAACCCCGACCTGCCGGCACGCATCGCCAACGGCTGGCCCCTCAACCCCGTCAACCCGGCCACGCTGTATGGCGGGACTGAAGTGGGCTATGTCGATTACCCGTTTTATAAGGCTGGCGAATAA
- a CDS encoding IS110 family transposase, with translation MKKHTTVNQSLSSSDLPACTTVAIDLAKRVFQIAGEDALGQVLYEERIKSREAFYAFLCKLEPHVIVLMETGPGAQAWARQLQDQGNLARILPAGRVADHRSGAKNDRNDALAILRAGRDSRISAVPIKSAAELAMQALHRIRQGYVRRRTAVGNQMRGLLLEHGVAMAQGEVAISQKVPRVLEDATQPLPEMLRELIDELLGEWRHLGERVSVLTGRLEVAAKRDKTAVRLMTIRGVGPIIATAIVAKQTRPERFADARMFAAYFGLVPDQNSSGERVRLGRMTKRGDGYIRSLAIQGAHAVLRQLRHDSEQPDDRRLLQWLSRLGSKKAAVRLANRNLRIIWSLLQNDQTYRREPSNRQAAAMSH, from the coding sequence ATGAAAAAGCATACGACGGTTAATCAGTCTCTGTCTTCATCCGATCTCCCGGCATGCACCACCGTGGCGATTGATCTTGCCAAGCGGGTCTTTCAGATCGCTGGTGAAGATGCCTTGGGCCAGGTGCTCTATGAGGAGCGGATCAAGTCACGAGAAGCCTTCTACGCATTTTTGTGCAAGCTCGAACCGCACGTTATCGTTCTCATGGAAACCGGTCCGGGCGCTCAAGCCTGGGCGCGGCAGCTGCAAGATCAGGGCAATCTGGCACGCATACTTCCAGCCGGGCGCGTCGCTGATCATCGCAGCGGCGCCAAGAATGATCGCAACGATGCGCTCGCAATATTGCGCGCGGGCCGCGACAGCAGAATTTCGGCAGTGCCCATCAAAAGTGCCGCGGAGTTGGCCATGCAGGCATTGCACCGTATTCGCCAAGGTTACGTGCGTCGGCGCACAGCAGTGGGTAACCAGATGCGCGGTTTGCTGCTCGAGCACGGCGTCGCCATGGCGCAAGGCGAGGTGGCGATCAGCCAGAAAGTACCTCGGGTACTGGAAGACGCTACCCAGCCGTTGCCGGAGATGTTGCGCGAACTGATCGACGAGTTGCTGGGCGAATGGCGCCATTTGGGCGAGCGAGTCAGTGTATTGACCGGGCGTCTGGAGGTTGCTGCGAAACGGGACAAGACCGCCGTGCGGCTGATGACCATACGCGGTGTCGGGCCGATCATTGCCACCGCGATAGTAGCCAAGCAAACCCGGCCTGAGCGATTCGCTGACGCGCGCATGTTTGCGGCCTACTTCGGCCTGGTGCCCGATCAAAACAGCTCAGGAGAGCGGGTTCGCCTGGGTCGAATGACCAAGCGTGGTGATGGGTACATCCGCAGCCTGGCGATACAGGGTGCTCATGCAGTGTTGAGGCAGCTGCGGCACGACTCCGAGCAGCCGGATGACCGTCGGCTGTTGCAGTGGCTGAGCCGTCTGGGAAGCAAAAAAGCCGCCGTACGGCTGGCGAACCGCAACCTGCGCATCATCTGGTCGCTTTTACAGAATGATCAGACTTATCGTCGTGAGCCGTCCAATAGGCAGGCGGCGGCGATGAGTCACTGA
- a CDS encoding HAD family hydrolase, with product MRSNTSFLFDLDGTLTDSVYQNVSAWKEALDSEDIPLAMWRIHRKIGMSGGLMLKMLSRETGMEISEAQAERLSKKHAEAYESTQDQIIALPGAVDLLKTLDDEGFSWCIATSGEMSTAKINLRALGLDPKKINLITRDDVKNGKPDPDLFVTAAKKIDARIEDCLVVGDAIWDMLAARRCKATGIGLLSGGYDVSELERAGALRVYEDPLALLNHLDEVATRE from the coding sequence ATGCGATCCAATACTTCATTTTTGTTCGACCTCGACGGCACGTTGACTGACAGCGTTTACCAGAACGTGTCGGCGTGGAAGGAGGCCCTCGATTCGGAAGACATTCCCCTGGCGATGTGGCGCATCCACCGCAAGATCGGGATGAGCGGCGGCTTGATGCTGAAGATGCTGTCCCGGGAGACCGGGATGGAGATCAGTGAGGCGCAGGCCGAGCGGTTGAGCAAGAAGCACGCCGAGGCGTATGAGAGCACTCAGGATCAGATCATCGCCCTGCCCGGGGCTGTGGATTTGCTGAAGACGCTGGACGATGAGGGTTTTTCCTGGTGCATCGCGACCAGTGGGGAGATGTCGACGGCGAAGATCAATTTGAGGGCGTTGGGTCTGGACCCGAAGAAGATCAATCTGATTACGCGCGATGATGTGAAGAACGGCAAGCCGGACCCGGATTTGTTTGTGACGGCGGCGAAGAAGATTGACGCGAGGATCGAGGATTGTCTGGTGGTCGGTGATGCGATCTGGGACATGCTGGCGGCGCGGCGGTGTAAGGCGACGGGGATCGGGCTGTTGTCCGGAGGGTATGACGTGAGCGAGTTGGAGCGCGCCGGGGCATTGCGGGTGTATGAGGATCCGCTGGCGTTGCTTAATCATCTGGATGAGGTCGCTACGCGGGAGTAG